The following is a genomic window from Amphiura filiformis chromosome 4, Afil_fr2py, whole genome shotgun sequence.
ACTGAGATATGAAGTTTCTGCGCAATTGCAGTGCAATGAGTGGCGGCTTGTGTATCATGGTTTTGTGGGCGGGGTTGGCACGTACGATATAACAAGTGCGTAAGTGTAATTGCTCGCCAAAAGTAAGAGCGTAGCTAAGCTTATAGGTAGTGCACGTAGTTTTTAATTAGTGTGTTCATCAagtattaattaatataaaaaaagcaATAATGTTGACCAGTGCAATGATAAACATGGATAACATCTCTTTTGGTGAAAATCGACCACCAATGTATACCAATTTGGAGAGAGCAGCTTTAGAACAATTAACGCTTCCTTATGGTAGTGGTAGAAAACCTGAACATGACATGATGGGAGGGCACATGATAGCaaagaggagaagaagaaaacCAAGATGTATATCTCAACAACTACAGCAAAGACACGCTGCTAATATGAGGGAACGTAAACGAATGCAAAGTATAAACGATGCCTTTGAAGGACTGAGAGAACATATTCCAACATTGCCGTACGAGAAGAGGCTTTCGAAAGTAGACACTCTGAGACTAGCTATCGGATACATTCATTTTCTACAAGAAATGGTTACGACTGAAGACAATATTGATGATCCGTTGGCAGCGTCCCATCAGGAAAATGTGAAGAAAGTCATCATTTGTCACAGAGGTGAGTGCTATGAATTTGTTTCTGGAGACGAATGTTTTGGTCTTCGTCAAACTGCACCTGTACAATGTAGTTGCGGTTTTAGTCAGAACTGTCTTAAacttcagatgatttttttaaaacaattaccTATCTATTAGTATTACACATCTCGTCTAGTATGAAACTCTTCTCCAGCTAAAATAAGAACACAAAAAGCTCCAAAAGATGTTTAAAACGTGCTGTAGGCACGAACGAAATATGTGTTGGTTCGGTTTGCTCTGTCATGTCTAGGCTATGTCAAATTTTGCTTGCAAAAAACATATTCAacaacatcatccctatatctatAATAGTGGACTATAGAGAGTAAAACAAAACTCTGTTAATTGGTACCATGCCCGATCCACCAAGATTCTTTCTCTCATCATTATGACAAAACAACAATCATGATCATTATTTTCGGCAAGTTTAGATGTTAGATCTTCTCTGGTAGTATGAACAAACGTGTTCTTTTTCGTTTCTGACTTATCAAATCATGTGTATGCCGAATACATCTCTTTTATATTCACATCAATTATTTTATTGTAATATTACAATAGAACTGACAATAGGGACTCGTAATTTCATTGACTAGTCTTTTTATTCAAGCCATTATCAAAATGCATATTACTTTATTGATTTGGGTTGGAAATCCTTACGCTTCAACATCACCTCATACCTGAAGGGAAATGCAGGTTAAATAAAATCGTAGGAATTAATACCGTTTACAAAAAAGCTCTCAATTGCTGTCTAATaacacttaaggtggtactacaccctgtgataaatttgtgactatttttgcatttttctcaaaaaataataacacactggtaacaaaagttgtgtatattattgggccaaggaatccaattactacactgaaatgtcagtgactcaagacaagcggttcagtatatatgataggaaacgaggtacatcctagcggtaccttatttcttatcataaataacaaaccgcttgacttgggtgactgaaattccaatgtagtaattggattccttgccccaacaatatacataacttttgttaccagtgtattattattttttgagaaaaatgcaaaaatagtcaaaaatttaccacaggggtgtagtaccccccttaagtcaccatgttttattaatataatcCAAAAATGCAATGTTATAGTGGTTCAgtttaattgttttcacaatattcgGACAAAAAAATAAAGTATCTTCGTCCTGGGGCTTCCATTCCATACTCAACATTCGATATGCTGTGCTATTTGTAGGGTgtcttaattaaatttttgatcttgaggtgggatggtcttagaggtgatatgcacctattcatcccaatcctctacactggtatctctcctacatgtgctggatctgtggtgcgttttattcacatgtatatataatatgtcttttatacttttactttgtgcaatatatttatccatcttttatctaattttgttatttgatattgtaaccagtgtatgaagccaaataaataaataaataaatgcttaaTCTGTAGTTGACAATCGAATGCCATGTTCGCATTTTGGACACTTGTATTCTATCATATACATAGACAAGGTGATCTTGGAGTGTCTTGTTTATTGCATTGTTATAACGAAACACCATTAAAACTTGTTCAACTTGCAACCATTGCTGGTGTTGTTTGGTATAACATTTACGGAGTCATATACtaagaaatcagaaaaagaattaatattttgaaataaaaatccgCGATATGCATTATATTTCGAAAGCCTCTTCTCGCACGGCATGTTTGGAGTATGTTCTCTCAGTCCTTCAAAGGCATCGTTTATACTTTGCATTCGTTTACGTTCCCTCATACATCTTGGTTTTCTATCTCC
Proteins encoded in this region:
- the LOC140150834 gene encoding pancreas transcription factor 1 subunit alpha-like; translated protein: MLTSAMINMDNISFGENRPPMYTNLERAALEQLTLPYGSGRKPEHDMMGGHMIAKRRRRKPRCISQQLQQRHAANMRERKRMQSINDAFEGLREHIPTLPYEKRLSKVDTLRLAIGYIHFLQEMVTTEDNIDDPLAASHQENVKKVIICHRGSPTPAETEYGLPPLAGHSLSWESEKKRTIGHNNVMTAKIWTPEDPRESKFQQQHDINSNELESLVNTTSNFELL